One Thermoplasmata archaeon genomic region harbors:
- a CDS encoding helix-turn-helix domain-containing protein → MGRPGSDLLDLLGQHGIPEKAGRFYLAACRAGPQTASELARSSAVSRVEAYRIIRQLSGEGLLRATGGRPRRFAALPPDELIDRWIRRASDRVHRLQSDRTKILSDWEDVRTELDERDPRKFAVLEGRETIHRFLVKRLGASSRRVLLSASGRALSRVIDTGIDRALREAGQRGVKVQVVTEVVGPNLADAKHLASFAELRHARSPVTTRSVVIDGGGALVYVSSEEGFGSTGDEQVALWSSAPAFVQLARDYHRRLWTPAERSEARFVELENPPAAVLPVVQGHESVPFQRLKEIAALGMRASGVKEFQLHLPELIEAISRQLGREIAEKVEGRTPEEVARSLSTYYETHTMGHLSVLKERPLTLRVTGCFACTSDSPEIGRVMCPQLLRTILETRLGHHWEVSKPDPTKHASRGCLFTATAS, encoded by the coding sequence GTGGGGCGGCCCGGGTCCGACCTGCTCGATCTGCTGGGCCAGCACGGCATTCCCGAGAAGGCCGGTCGGTTCTACCTAGCGGCCTGCCGGGCCGGGCCGCAGACCGCAAGCGAGCTCGCCCGATCGAGCGCGGTCAGCCGCGTGGAGGCCTACCGGATCATCCGGCAGCTCTCGGGCGAGGGGCTGTTGCGGGCGACGGGGGGCCGGCCGCGGCGCTTCGCCGCCCTGCCGCCGGACGAGCTGATCGACCGGTGGATCCGCCGCGCGTCGGACCGCGTCCATCGGCTCCAGTCGGATCGCACCAAGATCCTGTCCGACTGGGAGGACGTGCGCACCGAGCTCGACGAGCGGGACCCCCGCAAGTTCGCCGTGCTCGAGGGCCGCGAGACGATCCATCGCTTCCTCGTCAAGCGGCTCGGTGCCTCGTCGCGCCGCGTCCTCCTGAGCGCGAGCGGTCGCGCCCTCTCGCGCGTCATCGACACGGGCATCGACCGCGCGCTGCGCGAGGCCGGCCAGCGCGGCGTCAAGGTCCAGGTCGTGACCGAGGTCGTCGGCCCGAACCTGGCGGACGCCAAGCACCTCGCGTCGTTCGCCGAGCTCCGCCACGCGCGCTCGCCCGTCACCACCCGCTCCGTCGTGATCGATGGGGGCGGTGCGCTCGTCTACGTCTCGAGCGAGGAGGGCTTCGGCAGCACGGGCGACGAGCAGGTCGCGCTCTGGTCGAGCGCGCCGGCCTTCGTCCAGCTCGCCCGCGACTACCACCGACGCCTGTGGACGCCGGCCGAGCGGTCCGAGGCCCGGTTCGTGGAGCTCGAGAACCCGCCGGCGGCGGTGCTGCCGGTCGTGCAGGGCCACGAGTCGGTGCCGTTCCAGCGCCTGAAGGAGATCGCCGCGCTCGGGATGCGGGCGAGCGGGGTGAAGGAGTTCCAGCTCCACCTGCCCGAGCTGATCGAGGCGATCAGCCGCCAGCTCGGTCGCGAGATCGCCGAGAAGGTGGAGGGTCGCACGCCCGAGGAGGTCGCGCGGTCGCTGAGCACGTACTACGAGACCCACACCATGGGCCACCTCAGCGTCCTCAAGGAGCGTCCGCTCACGCTGCGGGTGACAGGGTGCTTCGCGTGCACCTCGGACTCACCGGAGATCGGGCGCGTGATGTGCCCGCAGCTCCTCCGCACGATCCTGGAGACCCGGCTCGGACACCACTGGGAGGTCTCGAAGCCGGACCCGACCAAGCACGCGAGCCGTGGCTGCCTGTTCACGGCGACGGCGAGCTGA
- the rpsB gene encoding 30S ribosomal protein S2, with translation MMAEERVASTDGQDIRPGELLVPEETYLTAGVHIGTQQKSASMRRFVFKVRFDGLHVLDVRETDRRIRFAAQFLTRFPADRVLVVSQRQYGQKPVRVFAKTVGAVSFAERFVPGCLTNPNLAEYFEPKVLMVTDPATDQQALSEAVSIGIPVIGLCDVNNETRDVDLVIPANNKGRVALATVYWLLAREVLRVRAGGAEVAYPLTVEDFQAAL, from the coding sequence ATGATGGCCGAGGAGCGGGTCGCCTCGACCGACGGCCAGGACATCCGGCCCGGCGAGCTGCTCGTCCCGGAGGAGACCTATCTCACCGCGGGAGTCCACATCGGGACCCAGCAGAAGTCGGCGAGCATGCGCCGCTTCGTCTTCAAGGTCCGTTTCGACGGGCTGCACGTCCTCGACGTGCGGGAGACCGATCGTCGGATCCGCTTCGCCGCGCAGTTCCTGACCCGGTTCCCGGCGGACCGCGTGCTCGTGGTCTCGCAGCGCCAGTACGGACAGAAGCCGGTCCGGGTCTTCGCGAAGACGGTCGGGGCGGTCTCGTTCGCCGAGCGGTTCGTCCCGGGTTGCCTGACCAACCCGAACCTCGCCGAGTACTTCGAGCCCAAGGTCCTGATGGTCACCGATCCCGCGACCGACCAGCAGGCGCTGAGCGAGGCGGTCTCGATCGGGATCCCCGTGATCGGGCTGTGCGACGTGAACAACGAGACCCGCGACGTCGATCTCGTCATCCCCGCGAACAACAAGGGACGGGTCGCGCTGGCGACCGTCTACTGGCTGCTCGCGCGCGAGGTCCTGCGAGTCCGGGCCGGTGGGGCCGAGGTCGCCTACCCGCTCACGGTCGAGGACTTCCAGGCCGCGCTGTAG
- a CDS encoding enolase C-terminal domain-like protein: protein MSRIVSVEVAPLYDSRGRATVEATVTLSSGARARAGAPSGASTGATEVQAFPAGGVAEAVTTAATVLAPALVGLDPSDRAGVDRRLHEVDGTPDFSRVGGNTATAISVAAAMALGEETGQPLWRVIARPGVDGGRFPAIVGNCMNGGVHAIGGPEFQEFIAFAENPDPGDSVRAALRVHALLGEALHRRFPTAALGRGDEGGWVAALDNVSALELLATTCARVRDELGLSVHPGLDLAASEFFREGRYRYRDRTLDTPSQVAFVGELVDRFGVRYLEDPLDETQFEAFADVTRAVGDRSLVVGDDLYTTSVERLRTGIEHRSTNAVLIKVNQVGTLTDTLATVDLARKEGLATVTSHRSGEVPEGWLAHVALGTGARGLKCGVVGGERVAKLNELLRLARAVRG from the coding sequence GTGAGCCGGATCGTCTCGGTCGAGGTCGCCCCGCTCTACGACAGCCGCGGCCGTGCGACGGTCGAGGCGACCGTCACGCTTTCCTCGGGCGCGCGGGCGCGAGCGGGGGCCCCGAGCGGGGCTAGCACCGGCGCGACCGAGGTCCAAGCCTTCCCGGCCGGCGGCGTCGCGGAGGCCGTCACCACCGCCGCCACCGTGCTGGCGCCGGCGCTCGTCGGGCTCGATCCTTCCGACCGCGCCGGGGTGGACCGCCGGCTCCACGAGGTCGACGGCACGCCGGACTTCTCCCGTGTCGGCGGCAACACGGCGACCGCGATCTCGGTCGCCGCCGCGATGGCCCTCGGGGAGGAGACCGGGCAGCCCCTCTGGCGCGTGATCGCGCGCCCTGGCGTGGACGGCGGCCGCTTCCCCGCGATCGTCGGCAATTGCATGAACGGCGGCGTCCACGCGATCGGTGGGCCGGAGTTCCAGGAGTTCATCGCCTTCGCGGAAAACCCCGATCCTGGCGACTCCGTCCGGGCGGCGCTGCGCGTGCACGCCCTCCTCGGCGAGGCCCTTCACCGGCGCTTCCCGACCGCGGCGCTCGGGCGGGGAGACGAGGGCGGCTGGGTCGCCGCGCTCGACAACGTGAGCGCCCTCGAGCTGCTGGCGACCACGTGCGCGCGGGTGCGCGACGAGCTGGGGCTGAGCGTGCACCCCGGACTCGACCTCGCGGCGAGCGAGTTCTTCCGGGAGGGGCGCTACCGCTACCGCGACCGAACGCTCGACACCCCCTCGCAGGTCGCGTTCGTGGGCGAGCTGGTCGACCGCTTCGGCGTCCGCTACCTCGAAGACCCGCTGGACGAGACACAGTTCGAGGCGTTCGCCGACGTCACGCGGGCGGTCGGGGACCGGTCGCTCGTGGTCGGCGACGACCTCTACACGACCTCGGTCGAGCGCCTACGCACCGGCATCGAGCACCGGTCGACGAACGCGGTGCTGATCAAGGTGAACCAGGTCGGCACGCTCACGGACACCCTCGCGACCGTCGACCTGGCGCGGAAGGAGGGTCTCGCGACCGTGACCAGCCATCGCTCCGGCGAGGTTCCGGAGGGCTGGCTCGCGCACGTCGCGCTCGGCACCGGGGCCCGGGGGCTCAAATGCGGCGTGGTCGGCGGCGAGCGGGTGGCAAAGCTAAATGAACTCCTTCGGCTCGCCCGCGCCGTCCGAGGGTAG
- the mce gene encoding methylmalonyl-CoA epimerase: protein MQLDHIGIAVPSLPEAIERWRPLVGAPEAPPELVPSNRVRVVFVDLAGTHLELIEPSERDSPVARFLERRGPGVHHLAFQVPSVDAALAEVRRRGEPVVDEHARAGARGRRVGFAHPAAFGGVLVEFVEAP, encoded by the coding sequence GTGCAGCTCGATCACATCGGGATCGCGGTCCCGAGCCTTCCGGAGGCGATCGAGCGATGGCGCCCTCTCGTCGGCGCCCCCGAGGCCCCGCCCGAGCTCGTGCCGTCGAACCGTGTGCGCGTCGTGTTCGTCGACCTCGCCGGGACCCACCTCGAGCTGATCGAGCCGAGCGAGCGAGACAGCCCGGTCGCCCGGTTCCTCGAGCGCCGCGGGCCGGGGGTCCACCACCTCGCGTTCCAGGTCCCCAGCGTCGACGCGGCCCTCGCCGAGGTGCGTCGACGCGGCGAACCGGTGGTCGACGAGCACGCGCGCGCGGGGGCGCGCGGCCGCCGGGTCGGCTTCGCCCATCCCGCCGCGTTCGGTGGGGTCCTGGTCGAGTTCGTGGAGGCTCCGTGA
- a CDS encoding methylmalonyl-CoA mutase family protein — translation MARARKRPLEPGGRPRWERDARAAIGARVDGGPLPLLVGPPDDPDAAFLERVGFPGEPPYTRGIQPTMYRGRLWTFRQYSGFGTAAATNRRFHFLLEGGQTGLSVAFDLPTQNGYDSDHARAAGEVGRCGVPVASLGDMRALFHGIPLDRATVSMTINATAPILTALLVAVAEEGGVPRARLGGTVQNDILKEYVARGTYIYPPGPSMRLAVDLVEFATREMPQWNYISVSGYHMREAGATAAQEVAFTLANAIAYVGAVRARGLDLDEFLPRLSFFFSADRNFLEEIAKFRAARRLWGSIVERTFGARSARAKQLRFHTQTAGSSLTAQQPELNVVRTTLEALSAVLGGTQSLHTNALDEALGLPTESSARLALRTQQILAEESGVASTVDPLGGAYEIEYLTDAVERDARDYLERIETMGGALVAIERGFFAGEIAREAYRTARAREAREETVVGVNAHREGNPRFTLFPEEGRRGAAGQRITPAEERRQIAGLRRWRRARERSQSAATLAALDRASGAGDNVMPHVLRAVRAGATLGEIADVWRARFGEQPASHAF, via the coding sequence ATGGCGCGCGCCCGCAAGCGTCCGCTCGAGCCGGGGGGGCGGCCCCGGTGGGAGCGCGATGCCCGGGCCGCGATCGGCGCGCGGGTCGACGGGGGCCCCCTGCCGCTGCTCGTCGGCCCGCCCGACGACCCGGACGCCGCCTTCCTGGAACGGGTCGGGTTCCCGGGGGAGCCTCCGTACACCCGGGGCATCCAGCCGACGATGTATCGCGGCCGCCTCTGGACCTTCCGCCAGTACTCCGGGTTCGGCACCGCGGCCGCCACCAACCGTCGCTTCCACTTCCTGCTCGAGGGCGGCCAGACGGGCCTCTCGGTCGCCTTCGATCTCCCCACCCAGAACGGCTACGACTCGGACCACGCTCGCGCGGCTGGCGAGGTCGGCCGCTGCGGGGTGCCGGTCGCTTCGCTCGGAGACATGCGCGCGCTCTTCCACGGCATCCCGCTCGACCGCGCGACGGTGTCGATGACGATCAATGCCACCGCGCCGATCCTGACCGCCCTGCTCGTCGCGGTCGCGGAGGAGGGCGGCGTCCCGCGGGCGCGGCTCGGCGGGACGGTTCAGAACGATATCCTGAAGGAGTACGTCGCGCGGGGCACCTACATCTATCCGCCGGGCCCGTCGATGCGGCTCGCGGTCGACCTGGTCGAGTTCGCGACCCGGGAGATGCCGCAGTGGAACTACATCTCGGTCTCGGGCTACCACATGCGCGAGGCCGGCGCGACCGCGGCCCAGGAGGTCGCGTTCACGCTCGCCAACGCCATCGCCTACGTCGGCGCGGTCCGGGCCCGGGGGCTCGACCTCGACGAGTTCCTGCCGCGCCTGTCGTTCTTCTTCTCGGCCGACCGTAACTTCCTGGAGGAGATCGCGAAGTTCCGAGCGGCCCGCCGTCTGTGGGGCTCGATCGTCGAGCGCACGTTCGGCGCCCGGTCCGCCCGCGCCAAACAGCTGCGCTTCCACACCCAGACCGCGGGCTCGAGCCTGACCGCGCAGCAGCCCGAGCTCAACGTGGTCCGCACGACGCTCGAAGCGCTGAGCGCGGTGCTCGGGGGCACCCAGTCGCTGCACACGAACGCCCTGGACGAGGCGCTCGGCCTGCCGACCGAGTCGTCCGCGCGGCTCGCGCTGCGGACCCAGCAGATCCTGGCCGAGGAGTCCGGCGTCGCGTCGACCGTCGACCCGCTCGGTGGCGCCTACGAGATCGAGTACCTCACGGATGCCGTCGAGCGCGACGCCCGCGACTACCTCGAGCGGATCGAGACGATGGGGGGCGCGCTCGTCGCGATCGAGCGCGGGTTCTTCGCTGGCGAGATCGCGCGCGAGGCGTACCGGACGGCACGGGCGCGCGAGGCTCGGGAGGAGACCGTCGTGGGCGTGAACGCCCATCGGGAGGGGAACCCGCGGTTCACGCTCTTCCCCGAGGAGGGCCGACGGGGCGCGGCCGGCCAGCGCATCACGCCCGCGGAGGAGCGCCGCCAGATCGCCGGCCTGCGACGCTGGCGCCGGGCGCGCGAGCGCTCGCAGAGCGCGGCCACCCTCGCGGCGCTCGACCGCGCGAGCGGCGCGGGCGACAACGTGATGCCGCACGTGCTCCGCGCGGTCCGCGCGGGAGCCACGCTCGGGGAGATCGCGGACGTCTGGCGCGCTCGCTTCGGCGAGCAACCGGCCTCCCACGCGTTCTAG
- a CDS encoding phenylalanine--tRNA ligase subunit alpha, whose product MPDASPTDASDRTSSLSLSGPERAVLEALRSAAETPVDEEDLAARLGVGLDSARGSLQRLRAKHLVTLDEEHEVLQRLTARGQDARARGLPERRLLDALERRGGSATPADLAAEGLPEEEQSAAIGILRRRGQLEPGLPFRRVGGASERAMLPEETVLAQVANGETGTDEAIVAALERRGLVRRERRSIKRWAPSDEGRRLALPTEGESAIGPVTAELLRDGAWRGRSFRPYDVRAPVPFLTGVRPNPYAAWLEEFEEILVGLGFEEAEGPLLETEFWNNDVLFMPQDHPARSIHDALSVLDVRGHPPAEALLARVAAVHEGRPMPGERSAMGPGWGGLYDPEVASRPVLRSQTTAVSARYLARHPTPPFRMYSLDRNFRREEVDARHGIEFAQCEGILGEAGTSLRDLIGVFRALAEAIGIRELKIRPSYFPFTEPSVEGYVRHPRLGWLEVFPGGMFRPEVLGPLGVEVPVAAWGIGITRLALVGLGVSDLRELYADDLGRLRGGS is encoded by the coding sequence GTGCCCGATGCCTCGCCCACGGATGCGTCGGACCGGACTTCCTCGCTGTCGCTGTCCGGGCCCGAGCGCGCCGTGCTGGAGGCCCTCCGATCGGCGGCGGAGACTCCGGTCGACGAAGAGGACCTGGCCGCCCGGCTGGGGGTGGGCCTGGACTCCGCCCGCGGCAGCCTCCAGCGACTGCGCGCCAAGCACCTGGTCACCCTCGACGAGGAGCACGAGGTCCTCCAGCGGCTGACAGCGCGGGGACAGGACGCCCGGGCCCGCGGGCTCCCCGAGCGCCGCCTGCTCGACGCGCTCGAGCGGCGGGGCGGGAGCGCCACGCCCGCCGACCTCGCCGCCGAGGGGCTCCCGGAGGAAGAGCAGTCGGCCGCGATCGGCATCCTGCGCCGGCGCGGCCAGCTCGAGCCGGGCCTGCCGTTCCGGCGCGTCGGCGGGGCCAGCGAGCGCGCGATGCTACCCGAGGAGACCGTGCTCGCGCAGGTGGCGAACGGCGAGACCGGCACGGACGAGGCGATCGTCGCGGCGCTCGAGCGCCGCGGTCTGGTCCGCCGCGAGCGTCGGTCGATCAAACGATGGGCTCCGTCCGACGAAGGTCGTCGGCTCGCGCTGCCGACCGAGGGCGAGTCGGCGATCGGTCCCGTGACCGCGGAACTGCTACGTGACGGCGCATGGCGGGGCCGCAGCTTCCGCCCGTACGACGTGCGCGCGCCCGTGCCGTTCCTCACGGGGGTACGCCCGAACCCGTACGCGGCCTGGCTCGAGGAGTTCGAGGAGATCCTCGTCGGCCTCGGGTTCGAGGAAGCCGAGGGGCCGCTGCTCGAGACCGAGTTCTGGAACAACGACGTCCTCTTCATGCCGCAGGATCACCCGGCGCGCTCGATCCACGACGCGTTGTCGGTGCTCGACGTGCGCGGACACCCGCCGGCGGAGGCGCTGCTCGCTCGGGTCGCCGCGGTCCACGAAGGCCGGCCGATGCCCGGGGAGCGGTCCGCGATGGGCCCCGGCTGGGGAGGCCTTTACGACCCCGAGGTGGCGTCACGGCCCGTCCTTCGATCCCAGACGACGGCCGTCTCGGCCCGGTACCTCGCCCGCCACCCGACACCCCCCTTCCGGATGTACTCGCTCGATCGCAACTTCCGTCGCGAGGAGGTGGACGCGCGGCATGGGATCGAGTTCGCCCAGTGCGAGGGGATCCTGGGCGAGGCCGGCACGTCGCTGCGCGACCTCATCGGGGTGTTCCGCGCCCTGGCCGAGGCGATCGGGATCCGGGAGCTGAAGATCCGGCCGAGCTACTTCCCGTTCACGGAGCCGTCGGTCGAAGGCTACGTTCGCCACCCCCGGCTCGGCTGGCTGGAGGTCTTCCCGGGCGGGATGTTCCGGCCGGAGGTCCTCGGCCCGCTCGGCGTCGAGGTCCCGGTCGCCGCGTGGGGCATCGGTATCACGCGCCTCGCGCTCGTCGGCCTCGGGGTGAGCGATCTGCGCGAGCTCTACGCCGACGACCTCGGGCGACTGCGCGGGGGGTCCTAG
- a CDS encoding S8 family serine peptidase yields the protein MDPPRPRSARRAVLASLLAVLAVAVAPGLALADGPTASSLSPTTATHLPPSPFGAIAGYSSSLADAVPRASSLAGTVEVVLSFRPSSTAFYLAPAAGDPALTLGQIADRYGLSPSMYAAVEAYFEARGLAVVHAWPDRLSLSLAGPAARVGAAFGTSLRTGDYEGRTVSFPASAPSLPSWLESEIDAVSGLAGGWTPFTLPALGAASPVADAAPEQNPADLVTPSIARDIYDISGLYNLTSAPTYATGKGVVLLLWGKGYVPSDIATFFSSFYPASFPAPVVTPYPVDGAPPPSSGAANDPSNGSRELTLDLEWSGSMAPGADLDAVYAPDGPAGDNYSPSDASMIDALNTAVDPSDVPNVAVISMSFGSADGADPSFQTAYEQDFQEARDEGITVFAATGDTGGDAGAGCAGGPQAQYPAASPQVIAVGGTAVTLQRSVLGSVNGFSETAWSQSGGGFSSVYAAPSWQEVGSAAAPIEANGHRGTPDVAATAGYNMFYFDGVQEVGGGTSFATPLWAGMVAEMDALRGANPSFGFVTPDLYELAATESGSQLAFHDVTTGSNCLGPAGPGWDTATGWGSPDAVLLYEHLVASFVNITLSATPGLVGPGGSVSISVTVSNATSGRPIVGVPVRISLTSGAQIGPCSGTFGTVTPYTNASGEAATSVAVSSCYLGSAAVASGTVASGGYYGSASATVEVNLFGLSPALAPFASFPLNLVFFVVLMAVATVVGGLLGRRPPELVPASPAGAPAPPPSAPGDPPAVAGPNPSPTGSLPPVPPI from the coding sequence ATGGACCCCCCTCGCCCCCGCTCGGCGCGGCGGGCCGTCCTGGCGAGCCTGCTGGCGGTGCTGGCCGTCGCGGTAGCCCCTGGCCTCGCGCTCGCGGACGGTCCGACCGCCTCCTCGCTGTCCCCGACGACCGCCACCCACCTGCCGCCGTCGCCGTTCGGCGCGATCGCGGGCTACTCGAGCTCGCTCGCGGACGCGGTCCCCCGAGCATCCTCCCTCGCCGGGACCGTGGAGGTCGTCCTATCCTTCCGCCCGAGCTCGACAGCGTTCTACCTGGCGCCCGCGGCGGGCGACCCCGCGCTCACGCTCGGCCAGATCGCGGATCGCTACGGCCTCTCCCCGAGCATGTACGCCGCGGTCGAGGCCTACTTCGAGGCGCGCGGCCTCGCGGTCGTGCACGCGTGGCCGGACCGGCTCTCGCTGAGCCTCGCGGGGCCGGCGGCGAGAGTCGGAGCCGCGTTCGGCACCTCGCTGCGAACGGGTGACTACGAGGGTCGGACCGTGTCGTTCCCCGCGTCGGCCCCGAGCCTCCCGAGCTGGCTCGAGAGCGAGATCGATGCGGTCAGCGGGTTGGCCGGCGGCTGGACCCCGTTCACCCTGCCCGCGCTCGGGGCCGCATCGCCGGTCGCGGACGCGGCGCCCGAGCAGAATCCCGCGGACCTGGTGACCCCGTCGATCGCCCGAGACATCTACGACATCTCGGGTCTCTACAACCTCACGAGCGCGCCCACCTACGCGACCGGCAAGGGCGTCGTACTTCTCCTGTGGGGGAAGGGCTACGTGCCGTCCGACATCGCGACGTTCTTCTCGTCGTTCTACCCCGCCAGCTTCCCCGCTCCGGTGGTCACGCCGTACCCGGTCGACGGGGCGCCGCCGCCGTCCAGCGGGGCGGCCAACGATCCCAGCAACGGCTCGCGCGAGTTGACGCTCGACCTCGAGTGGTCCGGCTCGATGGCCCCCGGCGCGGACCTGGACGCAGTGTACGCCCCCGACGGGCCCGCGGGCGACAACTATTCGCCGAGCGACGCCTCGATGATCGATGCGCTGAACACCGCCGTCGACCCCTCGGACGTGCCGAACGTCGCGGTGATCTCGATGTCCTTCGGGTCGGCCGACGGGGCCGACCCGAGCTTCCAGACGGCTTACGAGCAGGACTTTCAGGAGGCTCGCGACGAGGGGATCACGGTCTTCGCCGCGACGGGCGACACGGGTGGCGACGCCGGCGCCGGCTGCGCCGGAGGGCCGCAGGCCCAGTACCCCGCCGCGTCGCCGCAGGTGATCGCGGTCGGAGGGACGGCCGTCACGCTCCAGCGGAGCGTGCTCGGCAGCGTGAACGGATTCTCGGAGACGGCATGGTCGCAGAGCGGAGGCGGCTTCTCGAGCGTCTACGCCGCCCCGTCCTGGCAGGAGGTCGGTAGCGCGGCGGCCCCGATCGAGGCCAACGGGCACCGGGGAACCCCGGACGTGGCGGCGACCGCGGGCTACAACATGTTCTACTTCGATGGCGTCCAGGAGGTCGGCGGCGGAACCAGCTTCGCCACCCCCCTGTGGGCGGGGATGGTCGCCGAGATGGACGCATTGCGCGGCGCGAACCCGAGCTTCGGGTTCGTCACGCCGGACCTCTACGAGCTCGCCGCGACCGAGTCGGGCAGCCAGCTCGCGTTCCACGACGTGACCACCGGCAGCAACTGCCTCGGCCCGGCCGGCCCGGGTTGGGACACCGCGACCGGTTGGGGTTCGCCGGACGCGGTGCTGCTGTACGAGCACCTCGTGGCCTCGTTCGTGAACATCACGCTCTCCGCGACGCCGGGTCTCGTCGGTCCCGGCGGATCGGTGTCGATCTCGGTGACGGTCTCGAACGCGACCAGTGGCCGGCCGATCGTCGGCGTGCCGGTCCGGATCAGCCTCACTTCGGGTGCCCAGATCGGCCCGTGCTCGGGCACCTTCGGCACGGTGACCCCGTACACCAACGCCTCCGGCGAAGCGGCCACGAGCGTCGCCGTCTCGAGCTGCTACCTCGGCTCGGCCGCCGTCGCGTCGGGCACGGTCGCGAGCGGCGGCTACTACGGGAGCGCCTCCGCCACGGTCGAAGTCAACCTGTTCGGGCTCTCGCCCGCTCTCGCCCCGTTCGCCTCGTTCCCGCTGAACCTGGTGTTCTTCGTCGTCCTCATGGCAGTGGCGACCGTGGTCGGAGGGCTGCTGGGCCGTCGCCCGCCCGAGCTCGTGCCCGCCTCGCCGGCCGGCGCACCAGCGCCCCCGCCGTCCGCACCGGGGGATCCTCCCGCGGTCGCCGGACCGAATCCCTCGCCCACCGGGTCGCTGCCACCGGTGCCGCCGATCTAG
- a CDS encoding FAD-dependent oxidoreductase codes for MPPDSPAPPKVTPPKLNPVRVPIAEEPVADRVTDFREVLHAYSKEEAILEAKRCIQCRRPWCVEACPIDQDAREYIRLIAIEDWDGAARVTLRENPLSTCLCKVCYHYCEDACVVKKKGVPIAIRQLKRAALDYGASDLAYVASKPKDQRIAVVGAGPAGLMAAWELGVRGYSVTVFEQEDRAGGLMQTIPAYRMTDADVETDRARFRDLDVTFVQDRKVGRDLPLDSLLRDGYQAVFVAIGTPKHRTLGVPGEDLDGVLPALEFLTRINRGEPVTVGKEIVVVGGGDVAMDSVRSALRESHGGRVTLVYRRTRGEMPADPEEIHGAESEGIVFRFLKAPVRIVGDGHVEGLVVQSMELGEPDAGGRRAPVPVAGSEETLACDTVIVAVGQRADLEGFGPGLDLKLTSQGWPEGKGAGFATGVPGIFAAGGRSVVYAMGSATSAAEAIDAYLAARRGEPTGPRPDPFGGPEPFHRPAGYTAPIRV; via the coding sequence ATGCCGCCGGACTCCCCGGCCCCACCGAAGGTCACGCCCCCCAAACTGAACCCGGTGCGGGTGCCGATCGCCGAGGAACCGGTCGCCGATCGGGTGACCGACTTTCGGGAGGTGCTGCACGCCTACTCGAAGGAGGAGGCGATCCTCGAGGCGAAGCGCTGCATCCAGTGTCGCCGGCCCTGGTGCGTCGAGGCGTGCCCGATCGACCAGGACGCGCGAGAGTACATCCGTCTGATCGCGATCGAGGACTGGGACGGGGCGGCCCGCGTGACCCTGCGGGAGAACCCGCTCTCCACCTGCCTGTGCAAGGTCTGCTACCACTACTGCGAGGACGCGTGCGTCGTCAAGAAGAAGGGCGTCCCCATCGCGATCCGGCAGCTCAAGCGGGCCGCCCTGGATTACGGCGCGAGCGATCTCGCCTACGTCGCGTCGAAGCCGAAGGACCAGCGGATCGCCGTCGTCGGCGCGGGCCCGGCCGGGCTCATGGCCGCCTGGGAGCTCGGGGTCCGAGGCTACTCGGTGACGGTCTTCGAACAGGAGGACCGGGCCGGAGGCCTGATGCAGACGATCCCCGCGTACCGGATGACCGACGCGGACGTCGAGACCGATCGGGCCCGCTTCCGAGACCTCGACGTGACGTTCGTCCAGGATCGCAAGGTCGGCCGCGACCTCCCGCTCGACTCCCTGCTCCGCGACGGCTATCAGGCCGTCTTCGTCGCGATCGGAACGCCGAAGCACCGGACCCTCGGCGTCCCCGGCGAAGATCTGGACGGGGTCTTGCCGGCGCTCGAGTTCCTCACGCGCATCAATCGCGGCGAGCCGGTGACGGTCGGCAAGGAGATCGTGGTCGTCGGGGGCGGGGACGTCGCGATGGACTCGGTCCGCAGCGCGCTCCGGGAGTCGCACGGAGGTCGCGTGACGCTGGTCTACCGGCGGACCCGGGGGGAGATGCCGGCCGACCCGGAGGAGATCCACGGCGCCGAGAGCGAGGGGATCGTCTTCCGCTTCCTGAAGGCCCCCGTGCGGATCGTGGGCGACGGCCACGTGGAAGGGCTCGTGGTCCAGTCGATGGAGCTCGGGGAGCCGGACGCCGGGGGACGCCGCGCGCCGGTGCCCGTCGCGGGCTCCGAGGAGACGCTCGCCTGCGACACAGTCATCGTGGCCGTCGGCCAGCGGGCCGACCTCGAGGGATTCGGGCCGGGACTCGACCTCAAGCTGACGAGCCAGGGTTGGCCCGAGGGGAAGGGCGCTGGGTTCGCCACTGGGGTCCCCGGGATCTTCGCCGCCGGCGGCCGCTCGGTGGTCTATGCGATGGGCAGCGCCACCAGCGCCGCGGAAGCGATCGACGCCTACCTGGCGGCACGACGGGGCGAGCCGACCGGCCCGAGGCCGGATCCGTTCGGCGGCCCGGAGCCGTTCCACCGTCCCGCGGGGTACACCGCACCCATCCGGGTCTAG